In the Papio anubis isolate 15944 chromosome 3, Panubis1.0, whole genome shotgun sequence genome, ACATGTGTGTAACTGCACCTTCTCTCTCagggcctcctccctccctgcgtGGTTTGGGGGCTATTCCCGTGTCTGATAGCACAGATGCCCTGGTCACAAACACCTGCCTGCATTGCTGACCACAGGCCTGGCCTGGAGAAACCCACACCCTCTTCAGGGAAGAGAGCAAGGGGCTTGGCAGTGCCTGAAGCCAGTGGGCTGGGGACTCACAACCGGGACACTCAGGGCGGGCAGGGCAGGCATGTGGCCCCAGCATGGCACAGGGCCAAATTCATCCCCTTTGTCACTGGCCACATACTGTggggggaggggctggaggagtTGGGGCACCTGCATTTGGCCTGCAAGGAATCTGGGTCCTGCTGGCTGTGGGTGACCGCAGAGGGCCACGTGGGCAGGGCACATTCACGGGCCCCCTAGGCCAAGCTCGTCAGGGTGAGAGGGGAAGGGCCAGGAAGCCTCAGCCCAGACCAGGTATGGTGGGAATAGTCCACACAGGAGGGGCCAGAACCGTCTAGAAGGCCCTGGCACACAGGTCTGCTGCAGCAGAGCCAGGAGGGCACCGGGGTGTGCATGTCCAGGGCAGAGGAACCACGTGGGGCTCAGTCAGCAGTCGGGGTCAGGCCTGGTTGGTGGCACTGAGGACCCTGAAGGCTTGGCCCCACCTCCGGGAGCTGGCTTCCTCCACATGGTCACAGCAAAGGACCAGAGGGGGCCAGAGACGGGGGGCCGCACCCCACCCTCTCCTCGCTGCTCCCCTCCCCCTTACCACCCTGTCCAGTGACGTCTGCGCAGATGGGAGGGTGTGAGGGGCGTCCACACCTGGCCTGCAGTGGCTGCCCGGCTTCCTGCTAGGGAGATGGGGCCAGTGCTGATGGGGAACAGCTGTTGTGGGGGCAGCCAGAGGAAACCACGTTCCCGCGGGGTGAGCTCATGGTTTACGCGTTCCCTGCCAAATCCATAACATCCTGGAGGCAGAAGCGCAGAGGCCAAGCCTGCCCCTGCCTCCGCTGAGCCTCCCCTGCTCTGACACAAGGGCCACTCAGCCATCCTCACTCAGCCTGCACCTCCTGTCCTGAAGCTCCCTCCTCCCTCCGTGTGCTCCCCCTGTCATTTACGCCCCGGCCCCGACCCACCCTGCTCACCCCTGAAGCTTCTCTGGGTCCTGGACTCTGTTCTGCAGGCTGGATGCCTTCTCAACTGTCCATGGCGCCTGCCTGGTCTCTGGGGTGTTCAGTGAGGGGTGACCAGGAAGAACGTGTTGGAGACAGTGGACAGGGAAGCGTCTCTGTCTCTCACCCCTTAACTCACAGCAGCCCCACTGGGCGGGCACAACCATCACTGCAGCcgcagatgtagaaactgaggcacacagacgCGATGTGGCTGCCCCTGTCTGGTAACTGGTGGCCGGGATTGGAGCCTGGGTCCGAGCtgcctgttttttctttcctaggcCGTGCACCTTTCTCCTGGGATAACTGGAGGTGATTTCATGGAACCTGGAGGCTGGGCTTCAGGTTGGCAGGAGAGGCTCCCGGCTGGGCCTTCGCCGTGGCTCTGCTCCCTGCTCTCCTTGCTTGAGCGGTGGGGGCCCTGCGTCCTCTCACACCCACCCCCACCTTTCTTGCAAAATTGTCGGAGGCTTTTGTCACCTGGAGACACTGTTCCTGCCAGCTCCGGCCCCTTCTCCTGCGATGGCGTTGCCTGTCCCTGCCGCAGCAAGCCCATCTTCCAGCCAGGCCAGGCCCTGACCAAGGGCTAACCACGGAACGCACGTGGCAACATGGGCCATGTCTCACATGTGGTCTTGGAAAACATGGCCTCtaccctcctgcccctgcccaggcCCCTCCTGCCAGCTGGACGTGGGCATTTCTGCACCCATTGGAACCTTGCAGCCAGGAAAGATGCCTGGAAGGCTAGAGGAGAGGCATGATTGGGGAACCCCATGTGTGGTGACAGAGCAGCCCACCCAGCCGTTCTCAGCCACCATGTGAGAGAGAAATGATGCCTCCATCGAGTTCCCCATGCCAGGAGCTGCTCCTTACAGCATCCTAACCTTCACCCCAACTACTCAGTTGCCATGGCAAATGGAGtattttggctgtttttttttctttaattcccaAGTGATTATTGCTAGAGGAGTGAgaagttactgatttttgtatattcatcttgtattaaatgttttttactgatttttaattttaattttttt is a window encoding:
- the LOC101018368 gene encoding LOW QUALITY PROTEIN: collagen alpha-2(XI) chain (The sequence of the model RefSeq protein was modified relative to this genomic sequence to represent the inferred CDS: inserted 4 bases in 3 codons; substituted 1 base at 1 genomic stop codon) is translated as MWPQHGTGPNSXPLCHWPHTVGGGAGGVGAPAFGLQGIWVLLAVGDRRGPRGQGTFTGPLGQARQGXEGKGQEASAQTRYGGNSPHRRGQNRLEGPGTQVCCSRARRAPGCACPGQRNHVGLSQQSGSGLVGGTEDPEGLAPPPGAGFLHMVTAKDQRGPETGGRTPPSPRCSPPPYHPVQXRLRRWEXCEGRPHLACSGCPASC